CCGGCGCGGTCCTCGGCGGCCAGCAGCCGCTCCAGCTCCTCGTCGGGCGGGAGGTGCTCGCCGGCCTCGGTGCCGTCGGTGAAGACGCGCACCCCGTACCAGGCCTGCAGCGGGGCACCGATCCCGGAGAGCGTGGCCGTCAGGCCGGCCAGCCGGTCGGCGCGGACCTCCAGGCCCAGCCGGTTCGTGTAGGCGACCCCGTCGAAGGCGGCCACCGCCCCGTCCCAGTCGCCGTCCAGCCCCGGCCGCATGGCCAGCGCGTCGCCGTTGCGCACCAGCAGGGACAGCAGCCCGCCGGGGGCCAGCATCCGGGCCAGCCCGGCGAGCATGGCGTCGGGCTCGGGCACGTACATCAGCACCCCGTGGCACAGCACCACGTCGAAACTGCCCGGGAGGAAGTGCGCTCCGGTCTCGCGGCCGTCGCCCTCCATGAGGCGGACCCGGTCGCGGATCCCCGGGGGCTCGGCCTCCAGGGCCTCGCGGGCGACGGCGAGCATGCCGGCGTCCTGCTCCAGACCCGTCACCTTGTGCCCGGCGCGGGCCAGGCGCAGCGCCTGCGTGCCCTGCCCCATGCCCACGTCGAGGACGCGCAGCCGCTGTCCGACCGGGAAGCGGTGCGCGATCTGCTCGTCCACCTGCCGGCCGACGAGCTCCTGGCGGACGGCGTTGCGCAGTCCGCCCAGACCTTCGAGCCAGACCCGGGCACCACCCGAGAAACCTTCTCCCGGCCCCCCGGGCACCCCTCGGCTCAGGGCCGTTCCCCGCGCTTGACCTGCGGCTTCGGCAGACGGAGCCGGCGCATCTGGAGGGTGCGCATCAGGCCGTAGGCGATGGCGCCGCGGCGCGGCTCGTCCGGGTGGCGCTGCACGAGCGCCTTGCGGAGGCGGAAGACGAGGCCGACGGAGTCGAGGATGATCAGCGCGATCACACCGAGCCACAGCAGCAGCGCGATGTTCTGGATCGAGGGGACCCGCACCATGCTCAGCACCAGGATGATCACGGCCAGCGGCAGGAACATCTCGGCGACGGAGAAGCGGGAGTCCACGTAGTCGCGCACGAAACGGCGGACCGGGCCCTTGTCACGGGCGGGCAGGTACCGCTCGTCGCCGTTGGCCAGCGCCTCGCGCTGCTTGGCCATCTCGACGCGACGGCGCTCACGGTTTCGCTTGGCATCCTCCTTGCGATTGCCGGTCGAGGCCACCACGGCCTTGCGCTGCGACTGGGCCACAGCACGCTTCGGCGTAGGGCGGCCCTTCGGGGCCTGCGGGTCACGGGGCTGCGAGAGGTCGGCGCTCACCTTGTCGGTGGCGGCGGCCTTCTCTTCCTTGGAGGAGCGGCTACCAAACACAAAACCCAAGCGTACGTGGTTGCGGGCATGGGCCCCACCCCGGCGGGGAACGATCCGGCAACGGCGGGCGTCTTCCCCCTTGCACGGCCGTGCGGTGGGCCCGCCCTCCTGGGGTCACCTACTCCCTACGCCTGACACGGCGGAGGCGTAGTCGTCCTGGAGGAGGAGCGCATCCGTACTCGAACAGTGCGGTAATGGAGACAGGGCCCGTACTGTGGGTCTTGTTGGTGACCTGGAGCACAGTCCGTCCAGTCCGTCTAGAAGGGGGCGCGCGAAGCCCATGAGCGGTGTCATGAAGCGTATGGGGATGATCTTCCGCGCGAAGGCGAACAAGGCCCTTGACCGGGCCGAGGACCCGCGCGAGACCCTCGACTACTCGTACCAGAAGCAGCTCGAACTGCTGCAGAAGGTGCGCCGCGGGGTCGCCGACGTGGCGACCTCCCGCAAGCGCCTGGAGCTGCAGCTGAACCAGCTGCAGGGCCAGTCGGCCAAGCTGGAGGACCAGGGCCGCAAGGCCCTCGCCCTCGGCCGCGAGGACCTGGCCCGCGAGGCCCTGTCCCGCCGCGCCTCCCTCCAGCAGCAGGTCAGCGACCTGGAGGTGCAGCACCAGACCCTCCAGGGCGAGGAGGAGAAGCTGACCCTGGCCGCCCAGCGGCTCCAGGCCAAGGTGGACGCCTTCCGGACGAAGAAGGAGACCATCAAGGCCACCTACACCGCGGCCCAGGCCCAGACCCGGATCGCGGAGTCCTTCTCCGGCATCTCCGAGGAGATGAGCGACGTCGGCGTGGCCATCCAGCGCGCCGAGGACAAGACGGCGCAGCTCCAGGCCCGCGCCGGCGCCATCGACGAGCTGCTGGCCTCCGGCGCGCTCGACGACCAGAGCGGCCTCGGCACCAAGGACGACATCCAGGCCGAGCTGGACCGCCTCTCGGGCGGTACGGACGTGGAGCTGGAGCTCCAGCGGATGAAGGCCGAGCTGGCCGGCGGCCCGTCCGCGCAGCAGCAGGCCATCGAGGGCGGCGCCCCGGGCACCACCCAGCCCTCGCAGACCCCCCACCGGTTCGACAAGCAGTAGGACGGGGCCCGTCATGATTGTCCGCATCATGGGCGAAGGGCAGCTGCGGGTGGCCGACGGCCACTTCGCCGAGCTCAACACACTGGACGACGAGCTGCTCGCCGAGATGGAGAGCGGCGACGCGGAGGGCTTCCGGCGCACGCTGGGCTCCCTGCTCGAAGCGGTGCGCAGGCTCGGCGAGCCCCTCCCGGACGACGCGCTGGAGCCGTCCGAGCTGATCCTGCCCGGCCCGGACGCCGGGCTGGACGAGGTCAGGGAGATGCTCGGCGACGACGGCCTCATCCCCGGCTGAGCGCACACGGCGCCGACGCCCGGTGCCGGGCACGGACGGAGGGACGGGCGGGGGCCGGCCGACGCCCCTCAGCCGCCCGGCGGCGGGTCCTTCGGCGCCGGGCCCACGGCCCGTACCTCCTCGTCGGGGGTGCCGCCGATGAAGTTCTCCAGCCTGCGCCGCGGCACCGCCCACCGCCGGTCGTGGCGGAAGGCGCGCAGACCGGCCCTGGCCCGGGCGCGCGGGCGGTTGGCGTAGAACCGCTTCGCGTACGGGGACCCGGGCCGGGCCAGGCGGATCGCGCCGATCAGCGCCACGAACGGGATGACCGTGCCGAAGAAGGCGGTGCGCGCCTTCCCCTTCCACAGGGCGATCAGGGCCAGGAAGAAGTTGGTCGCGGTGTTGATGACCACCAGGCCGCGGCTGTGCCGCTCCCCGCTCGTCAGGTCGTTCACCCCGAACGGCAGGAACCCGCCGAGCACCAGCGCCACCAGGGCGGCCGTCAGCACCACGATCTCGACGCTCTTGCGTCCCTGCTCGCTCCAGTAGACGTCGTCCAGGTGCAGGATCAGCGCGAACTCGTCGAGGACCAGTCCCGCCCCCAGTCCGAAGATGACGGCCGAGAGCACCGAGCCGAAGCTGTGCTGGCCGCTGCCGACCGCACCGAACCCCCCGATGATCACCAGGATCACCCCGGGCACCACGTGGTGGACGTGCAGGCCGCCGGGGGTGACGTTCTTGAACGGGCCGCGGCCCGCCCGGATCAGGCGGGTGATCACGCGCGTGACGAGGAACGACAGGACGAACGAGAACAGCGCGACCAGCAGGGGGAGCTTCCCCGGTTCCACGATGTTGCGGTACCACCAGTGATCCATCGCATCCGCTCCCTGTTCGGCAGCCCCCGCGCACGTGCCCGTATCGGGTAATTTACCGCCCGCCCCCAACGGGTAGCGTTCGCGCCGATGACAGATTCGTTCGACGCCCCGCCCCCGACGCCGCCCCCCGACCGCGCCTCGCTGCGCGACGGCGTCCGCTTCGCCTTCGGCACCCTCACCGTGCTGCCCGCCCGCATCACCCGCTGGGACCGGCCCGCCGCCCGGACCGGCATGGCCTGCGCCCCCCTCGCCGGCCTGGCCGTGGGCCTGCTCGCCGCCCTGCCCGGGGCGGCCCTGCTGGCCCTCGGCGGCGGGCCGCTGCTGGCCGCCGTCGTGACCGTCGCCGTGCCGGCCGCGCTCACCCGGGGACTGCACCTCGACGGGCTCGCCGACACCGCGGACGGGCTGGGCAGCGCCAAACCGGCCGAGGACGCCCTGCGCATCATGAAGCAGTCCGACATCGGCCCCTTCGGCGTCGTCACCCTGCTGATCGTCCTGCTGGTGCAGGTGGCCGCCCTGGCCGACGTGTACGCCGACAGCTGGACCCGCGGCGCCCTCGCCGCCGTGACCGCCGCCGTGACCGCCCGCCTCGCCATGACCCTGGCCGCCCGCGAAGGCGTGCCCGCCGCCCGCCCCGGGGGCCTCGGCGCCGCCGTCGCCGGAGTGCTCCCGCGCGGCGCGGCCGCCGCGCTCGCCGTCGGGACCACGGTGCTCGCCGGGGTCTGCGCCCTCCCGCTCGGCCTGCCGGCCGCCCTCGGCCACGCCTTGGCCGTACCGGCCGCCCTCGGCGCCGGCGAACTGCTGCTGCGCCGCTGCGTACGCCGCTTCGACGGCGTCACCGGCGACGTCTTCGGCGCCCTGGCCGAGGTCTCCGCCGCCACGGTCCTGGTCCTCCTGTCCCTGGGCTGACCGCCCGCCCGCACCGGCCCGCCGGGGCCGACGTACCCTCACCCCGTGGACCACACCCCGCCGGAGCCGGCCGCCGCCGCGCCCATCACCGTCCTCCTCGCCGACGACCAGGCCCTGCTGCGCAGTGCCTTCCGGGTGCTCGTCGACTCCGAGCCCGACATGGAGGTCGTCGGCGAGGCCTCGGACGGGGCGCAGGCCTTCGAGCTCGCCCGGCGGGTGCGGCCCGACGTCGTCCTCATGGACATCCGGATGCCCGGAACCGACGGGCTCGCCGCCACCCGCATGATCAGCGCCGATCCGGAGCTCGCCGCCGTGCGCGTGGTGATGCTGACGACCTTCGAGGTCGACGAGTACGTGGCCGCGGCGCTGCGGGCCGGCGCCTCCGGCTTCCTCGGCAAGGGCGCCGAGCCCGAGGACCTGCTCAACGCCATCCGCGTCGCCGCCGCCGGCGAGGCACTGCTCTCCCCGGCCGCCACCAAGGGGCTCATCGCGACCTTCCTCGCCCAGGGCGGCGGCGGGGACGCCCCCGCCGCCGGCGCCGCGCACTCCGAGCGGCTCGCCGCGCTCACCGGCCGCGAGCGCGAGGTGCTCGTGCTCGTCGCGGCCGGGCTCTCCAACGACGGGATCGCCGGCCGGCTGGAGGTCAGCCCGCTCACCGTCAAGACCCACGTCAACCGGGCCATGGCCAAACTCGGCGCCCGCGACCGCGCCCAACTGGTGGTCATCGCCTACGAATCGGGCCTGGTCCGGCCGCGCACCGACTGAACGCCGGCCCCCCGGCCCGCTCCGGCCGCCGCGCGCGGGGCCGTCCGCAGTAGCGCGGCGTACTGCGGACGCGGTATGCCGCGCATAAGGACGGCACCTGCGAGCGACGCTGTGCGCCCCCGCCGTGGGAAAGGCTGGGGGACCACGCGTTCGTCACTGCAGAGAGATCCCGCCATGTCCTGGCTGTCCCGCTTCAGCCTTGCCCAGAGAGCACTGATCGGCCTCGTGTCGCTCGTCGCGCTCCTCTTCGGCGCCATAGCCATCCCGCAGCTCAAGCAGCAGCTGCTGCCGTCCATCGAACTGCCCATGGTCTCCGTGCTCGCGCCGTACCAGGGCGCCTCGCCCGACGTGGTGGAGAAGCAGGTCGTCGAACCGATCGAGGCCATGCTCAAGGGCGTCGACGGCATCACCGGCATCACCTCCACCGCCAGCGAGGGCAACGCCCTCGTCATGGCCACCTTCGACTACGGCGACAGCGGCACCAAGCAGCTCGTCGCCGACGTCCAGCAGGCCGTCAACCGGGCCCGCGTCCGGCTGCCCGCCGCCGTGGAGCCGCAGGTGGTCGCCGGATCCACCGACGACATCCCGACCGTGATCCTCGCCGTCACCTCGGACAAGGACCAGCAGGCCCTGGCCGACCAGCTGGAGGGCTCGGTCGTCCCGGTCCTCTCCGACATCGACGGCGTCGCCCAGGTCACCGTGGACGGGGTCCAGGACCTCCAGGTCGCCATCACCCCCGACAACGCCAGGCTCGCCGCCGCCGGCCTCAGCGGCGCCACCCTCGCCCAGGGCCTCCAGGCGGGCGGCGCGACCGTCCCCGCCGGCTCCTTCGACGAGGCGGGCAAGAACCGCACCGTCCGCGTGGGCAACGGCTACACCTCCCTCGCCCAGGTGGAGGACCTGCGCCTGAGCCCCGGCCCCGGCAAGCCCGCCGTGCGCCTCGGTGACGTGGCCACGGTCAAGCAGGAGGCCGCCAAGGCCGTCTCGATCACCCGTACCAACGGCAAGCCCAGCCTCGCCCTCGTCCTGACCATGGACAAGGACGGCAGCGCCGTCGCCATCTCGGACGCCGTCAAGGACAAGCTGCCCCAGCTGCGCTCCGTCCTCGGCGCCGGCGCCGACCTGACCGTGGTCAGCGACCAGGGCCCGGCCGTCGCCAAGTCCATCTCCAGCCTCACCACCGAGGGCCTGCTCGGCCTGGTCTTCGCGGTGATCGTGATCCTGGTCTTCCTCGGCTCGCTGCGCTCGACGCTGGTCACCGCGGTCTCCATCCCGCTGTCCGTCGTCCTCGCCCTGATCGTGCTGTGGACCCGCGACCTGTCGCTCAACATGCTGACCCTGGGCGCGCTCACCATCGCCATCGGCCGCGTCGTCGACGACTCGATCGTCGTCCTGGAGAACATCAAGCGCCACCTCGGCTACGGCGAGGAGCGCGAGGCCGCCATCCTCACCGCGGTCCGGGAAGTGGCCGGCGCGGTCACCTCCTCCACGCTCACCACCGTCGCCGTCTTCCTGCCCATCGGCCTCGTCGGCGGCATGGTCGGCGAGCTCTTCGGCTCGTTCTCGCTGACCGTCACCGCGGCCCTGCTGGCCTCGCTGATCGTCTCGCTGACCGTCGTGCCGGTGCTCTCGTACTGGTTCCTGCGCGCCCCCGCGGGCGTCACGGCCGACGACGCCGCGAGCGCCGCCGAGGCCCGCCGCGAGGCCGAGGAGAAGGAGTCGCGCAGCCGACTCCAGCAGTTCTACGTACGCGTCCTGGGCTTCGCCACCCGGCGCCGCCTCACCAGCGTGGGCATCGCGGTGGTCGTCCTCGTCGCCACCTTCGGCATGACGCCGCTGCTCAAGACCAACTTCTTCGACCAAGGCGAGCAGGACGTCCTGACGGTCAAGCAGGAACTGCCCCCGGGCACCTCGCTGGGCGCCTCCGACGAGGCGAGCCGCAAGGTCGAGAAGGTCCTCGCCTCGGTCGAGGGCGTCAAGAGCTACCAGGTCACCGTCGGCTCCTCCGGCTTCATGGCGGCCTTCGGCGGCGGCACGGGCTCCAACCAGGCCTCGTACCAGGTCTCGCTGAAGGACTCCGGCGACGCGGACTCCGTCAAGAAGGCCATCGAGAAGGGCCTCAAGGGGCTCGACGGCATCGGCGACACCCGGCTCGCGGCGGGCGGCGGCTTCGGCAGCCAGAACCTCAGCGTGGTCGTGAAGGCCGGTGACGCCGCCACCCTGGCCAAGGCCGCCGAGCAGGTCCGCGCCGCGGTCGCCGGCCTGGACGACGTCACCGACGTCCAGAGCGACCTGTCCCAGTCCGTGCCCCGGATCTCGGTCACCGCCACCCCCAAGGCCGCCGCGGCGGGCCTGGACCAGGCCGCGCTCGGCGCGATCGTCGCCCAGGCCGTACGGGGCACCCCGGCCGGCAAGGCCGTCCTCGACGACACCGAGCGGGACATCGTCATCAAGTCCGCGCAGCCGGCCACCACCCTGGCCGAACTGCAGGCGCTCCCGGTCGGCCCGGCCAAGCTCGGCGACCTCGCCGAGGTCAAGGAGGTCCCCGGCCCGGTCGCGATGACCCGGATCGACGGCGCCCGCGCCGCCACCATCACCGCGAAGCCGGTGGGCGACAACACCGGCGCCGTCGGCACCGCGCTGCAGACGAAGCTCAAGGCCCTCGACCTGCCGGACGGTGCCACCGCCACCGTCGGCGGCGTCGCCGAGGACCAGGACGACGCCTTCGCCTCGCTGGGCCTGGCCATGCTCGCGGCCATCGCGATCGTGTTCATGCTGCTGGTCGCGACCTTCCGCTCGCTGGTCCAGCCGCTGATCCTGCTCGTCTCGATCCCGTTCGCGGCGACCGGCGCCCTGGGCCTGCTGATCGTCACCGGCACCCCGATGGGCGTCCCGGCCATGATCGGCATGCTGATGCTCATCGGCATCGTCGTGACCAACGCGATCGTCCTGATCGACCTGGTCAACCAGTACCGGACCCAGGGCATGGGCGTCGTCGAGGCGGTCGTCGAGGGCGGCCGGCACCGACTGCGCCCGATCCTGATGACGGCCCTGGCGACGATCTTCGCCCTGCTCCCGATGGCGCTGGGCGTCACCGGCTCGGGCGGCTTCATCTCGCAGCCGCTCGCGGTCGTGGTGATCGGCGGCCTGGTCAGCTCGACCCTGCTGACGCTGCTGCTGGTGCCGACCCTCTACACGATGGTCGAGCTCCGCAAGGAGCGCCGCCGGGACCGGAAGGGGGCCCGCCGCACGGCGGTCCCGGCTCCGCAGGCCGCTCCGCAGGACGAGGGCGAGCCGGCGAAGGTCTGACGCACGCGCCGAAGGGGCGCCCCCGGACGGGGGCGCCCCTTCGTGGTGCGTGGGGCGGCCGGCACCCGGCGCGCGCGTCCCGCTAGGGGAGGGCCAGCATCCGCTCCAGCGCGAGCTTCGCGAAGCTCTCGGTCTCCTTGTCGACCTGGATCCGGTTGACGAGGTTGCCCTCGGCCAGGGACTCCAGGGTCCACACCAGGTGGGGGAGGTCGATGCGGTTCATCGTCGAGCAGAAGCAGACCGTCTTGTCGAGGAAGACGACCTCCTTGTCCTCGGCGGCGAATCGATTCGCCAGCCGCCGGACCAGGTTCAGCTCGGTGCCGATCGCCCACTTGGACCCGGCCGGCGCCGCCTCCAGCGCCTTGATGATGTACTCCGTCGAGCCGACGTGGTCCGCGGCCGCCACGACCTCGTGCTTGCACTCCGGGTGGACCAGGACGTTCACGCCGGGTATGCGGGCGCGCACGTCCTCGACCGACTCCACGGAGAACCGGCCGTGGACGGAGCAGTGGCCGCGCCACAGGATCATCCTGGCGTCGCGCAGCTGCTCGGCGGTCAGGCCGCCGCCCGGCTTGTGCGGGTTGTAGAGCACGCAGTCGTCCAGGGACATGCCCATGTCGCGGACGGCGGTGTTGCGGCCGAGGTGCTGGTCGGGGAGGAAGAGCACCTTCTCGCCCTGCTCGAAGGCCCACTCCAGGGCCTTCTTCGCGTTCGAGGACGTGCAGATCGTGCCGCCGTGCTTGCCGGTGAAGGCCTTGATGTCGGCCGAGGAGTTCATGTACGAGACGGGCACCGTGGCCCCGGCCACGCCCGCCTCCGTCAGCACGTCCCAGCACTCGGCGACCTGCTCGGCCGTGGCCATGTCGGCCATCGAGCAGCCCGCGGCCAGGTCCGGGAGGACCACCTTCTGGTCGTCCGAGGTCAGGATGTCCGCGGACTCGGCCATGAAGTGGACGCCGCAGAAGACGATGTACTCGGCGTCCGGCCGGGCGGCCGCGTCCTTGGCCAGCTTGAAGGAGTCACCGGTGACGTCGGCGAACTCGATGACCTCGTCGCGCTGGTAGTGGTGGCCGAGGATGAAGACCTTGTCCCCGAGCTTCTCCTTGGCCGCGCGGGCGCGCGCCACGAGGTTCGGGTCCGACGGCGACGGCAGGTCGCCCGGACACTCCACCCCGCGCTCGCTCTTGGGGTCGGCCTCACGGCCGAGCAGCAGCAGGGCGAGGGGCGTCGGCTGGACGTCCAGGGGCTGGGCGGTGGTCACGACACGCACCCTTTCTTTTCTGCGACAAGGGACTTCTGGAGGTACCGCTGCGACTTCTCGTCTATTTGACGCTATCTATCATAACCTCTTCACGTCAGTTTGACGATGCCGTTCGTGTCGATGTGACGAATGAGGGCCCCCCTCCACGGAGCCCCCTCCCGCGCCCGGTGTGCGAGCATGAATGTCTGAAACAAGCGTCGGGTCCCGGAATGAAACCGCGGTCCCGCTCGTTGCCACCGATGGCAAGAGTCCGACGTTTCCCTGCCTGAGGCGGGGAGCCGCCCACTTCGGGAGTGAATGCAGATGTCCGTACAGGACGACAAGACCACCGTGAGCGACGGCATCCTCCTGTCCGACGCCGCCGCCGAAAAGGTCAGGACCCTGCTGGAGCAGGAAGGCCGCGAAGACCTGGCGCTGCGCGTCGCCGTCCAGCCCGGCGGCTGCTCCGGCCTGCGCTACCAGCTCTTCTTCGACGAGCGCTCGCTCGACGGCGACGTGGTCAAGGACTTCGACGGGGTGAAGGTCGTCACCGACCGGATGAGCTCCCCGTACCTGCACGGTGCCTCCATCGACTTCGTCGACACCATCGAGAAGCAGGGCTTCACGATCGACAACCCCAACGCCACGGGCTCCTGCGCCTGCGGCGACTCGTTCAGCTAGGCCTGGACGACCCCGCTCCGCGGCGAGGGCCCGCCACCGGTCGCACCGACCGGTGGCGGGCCCTCGCCGCGTTCCGCCCCGCACCCGGCGGGCACGCGCCGTCCTACCGGCGCTGGAGCGGCTTGCCCGTCGTCGCGTCCACCACCGCGCGGTCGCCCAGCGGCCGGCCCAGCGTCGTCGTCAGGGACATCTCCTGCGCGAGCATGATGCACGCCTGGCCCGGCTGGTTCGGCGTGTCCGTGATCTTCACCAGCACCGGGCCGTCCTGCTCCCGCGCCTCCACCGCGTACGTGCTGCACGGGCTGCCCCAGAAGGTCACCGTCAGCTTCCGGTCGGCCTCCGTGTACGCGAACCCGGGCACCGTCCGGCCGTCCCCCGGAGCGGGGGAGGCCGGCTCGGCCGCCGCCGGCTCCGTCACCGTCCGGCCCGCGCCGCCGTCCCGGCCGGCCACCGCGAAGAGCCAGGCCGGGACCAGGCCCCGCGCACCGTCCACCGTCCCCGGGGCCAGCCCGAACACCGCGCCCGTGACCGTCTCCGTCCGCGGCGGCTTCATCGGCCGCGGGTCCGGGTTGCACGGCACCGGCCCCGGGCCGCCCGCCGCCGCGTCCGGCTCCAGCGGGACCGACGTCGCGCAGCCGCTCGGAGCCGGGGTCCCGCCGCCCGCGCCGCCCGAGCGCGCGTTCAACCGGGCCAGCGCCTCCACGGCGCCCGTCACCGGCCGCTCGGCGGCCCGCACCGGCACCCGGAGCTCACCGCCGGCCGCCACCACCGCGCCGTCCGCACCCACGCTCACCCGCGTGGACCAGCCCTGCGTGGGCAGACCGCCGACCACCGGGTCCACCGTCACCACCCGGACCGCCCCCTCGGTGAGCCGGGCGTCCGCCTTCGCCCCCGCCAGGCCCGCTGCGGCCAGCACCGGAGCCGCGGCCGCCCGGGCGGCCTCCTCGGAGACCGGCGTGCCCGGACCCGCGTCCGCGCCGCCACCCGCCCCGGGGAGCGTCGCGGGCCCGCAGGTGTCCTTGCCGCGCACGCAGGAGTCGCCCGCGCCGCTGCCGGTGCCGTCACCGGGCGGCCGGCCCTGGAAACGGCTGAAGTTCCACGTCCCGGGGGCCTTGTAGGCCACCGTCAGCCGGGGCCCCGACCCGTCGGCCGCCTCCCCGGCCAGCCAGCTCTCGCCCGACAGCCGCGGGGTCCCCGGGACACCCAGCGCCGCCGCCAGCCGGGCCACCTCCGCCGAGGCCACCTCGCCGGACGCGGTGAACGCGGGCGCGCTCGCCGGCGCCTCCGGCAGCTTCACGTCGGCCCGGTAGACCACCCCGCCGCCGGACGGGTCCGGCTCACCGGGTGCGATGCCGGGGGCCGGGGGGGTGCCGGCCGCGCGCGGGGCGGAGGCCGCGCTGTCACCCGTACGGCCGCCCGGGCCGCCGTCCCCGTGGGCGGTGGACGCCCAGTACGCCGTACCGCCGCCCGCGAGCAGCACGGCCGCCGCGATCGAGCCGACGGCCCAGGCCGGCCGCCGTCGTGTGCCGCGTGATGTGTCGGGTCGTTCGCTGGTCACCGCATCGCTCCTTCACCCGTTCCGTCGTCCGGTGCGGATGGGACGGAACAGACGCGCAACCGGTTCCCCGGACCTCCGCGCCCCCCTGCCGGGCCGTGCCCGCGGGCCTACTGGTCCCCGTACGCGGCCGTCGCCGCGATCAGCCGGGCCGAGGCCTGCGGGACGCGGATCCCGTGGATCTGCGAGGGCGCCACCCGATCCGGACGCGGCCCCGCCGCAACCGCCCAGTGCGGCGCCATCCGGGCGCAGTCGCCCAGCAGACGGCTGAGACCCGGCTGCCGGGCGCCTTCCGCGCCGCGCGCCTCGGGGGTGTACTCGCTGTAGCCGAAACCGTCGGTGTAGGTCATGCCGGAACCGTAGGCACGGCGGCTCACGGTAAGAAAGACCTACTACGGGGTAGTTTCTGCCGGTCGGCTCAGCCGCCCCGACCGGGTAGTTTTGACTGTCCCCTTGCCGTCCTCCGCAGGAGCGTCCACGCCGTGCGCATCGCAGTCACCGGCTCCATCGCCACCGACCACCTCATGACCTTCCCCGGCCGTTTCGCCGACCAGCTGGTCGCGGACCAGCTGCACACGGTCTCCCTCTCCTTCCTCGTCGACAACCTCGACGTCCGACGGGGCGGCGTAGGCCCGAACATCTGCTTCGGCATGGGACAGCTGGGCACCCGCCCGGTCCTCGTCGGCGCGGCCGGCTACGACTTCGACGAGTACCGGGCCTGGCTCGACCGGCACGGCGTCGACACCGAGTCCGTCCGGATCTCCGAGGTCCTGCACACCGCGCGCTTCGTCTGCACCACGGACGTCGACCACAACCAGATCGGCTCCTTCTACACGGGCGCGATGAGCGAGGCCCGCCTGATCGAGCTCAAGGCCGTCGCCGACCGCGTGGGCGGGCTCGACCTCGTCCTGATCGGCGCGGACGACCCCGAGGCGATGCTGCGCCACACGGAGGAGTGCCGGACCCGGGGCATCCCGTTCGCCGCCGACTTCTCGCAGCAGATCGCCCGCATGGACGGCGACAACATCCGCACCCTGATGGAGGGCGCGACCTACCTCTTCTCCAACGAGTACGAGAAGGGCCTCATCGAGTCGAAGTCCGGCTGGACCGACGCCGAGATCCTGGCCAAGGTCGGCACCCGCGTCACCACCCTCGGCTCGAACGGCGTGCGCATCGACCGGGCCGGCGAGGCCCCGATCGTGGTCGGCTGCCCCGAGGAGAACGCGAAGGTCGACCCGACGGGCGTCGGCGACGCCTTCCGCGCCGGGTTCCTGACCGGCCTCGGCTGGGGCGTCGGCCTGGAGCGGGCGGCGCAGGTCGGCTGCATGCTGGCCACGCTGGTCATCGAGACCCTCGGCACCCAGGAGTACACGCTGGCCCGGGCCCACTTCATGGAGCGGTTCACCAAGGCGTACGGCGACGAGGCCGCCGCCGAGGTCCGGTCCCACCTGGCCTGACCCCGCCGCGCACGCCGGCCCGGCCGGGCCCCCGCGCCCGGCCGGGCCGTGCCGCACCCGTCAGCGGACGCGGCGGACCGTGTAGGCCGTGCCGGCCGGCCGGGGCGACTCGCCCACGTAGGCGTGGCCCCGCATCGCGCACCACGCCGGGATGTCCAGCCGGGCCACCTCGTCGTCCGACAGCACGGTCACCGTGCCCCCGACCGGGACGGTGCCGATGGCCCGGGCCAGCTCGATCACCGGCTGGGGGCAGCGCAGCCCGAGCGCGTCCAGCTCCACGGAGTCCGCCACCGGCTCCGCCGGGACCGCCGGGGGCCCGCTCACGCCGAGCCGCTCCCGTACGCCGGCCACCGCACCCGGCAGCACCTCCAGGAACCCGTTGACCTCCTCCGCCGTGGTCCCGGGCGGCAGCGACACCCGCACGTTCCCCTCCGACAGCACTCCCA
Above is a window of Streptomyces subrutilus DNA encoding:
- a CDS encoding efflux RND transporter permease subunit encodes the protein MSWLSRFSLAQRALIGLVSLVALLFGAIAIPQLKQQLLPSIELPMVSVLAPYQGASPDVVEKQVVEPIEAMLKGVDGITGITSTASEGNALVMATFDYGDSGTKQLVADVQQAVNRARVRLPAAVEPQVVAGSTDDIPTVILAVTSDKDQQALADQLEGSVVPVLSDIDGVAQVTVDGVQDLQVAITPDNARLAAAGLSGATLAQGLQAGGATVPAGSFDEAGKNRTVRVGNGYTSLAQVEDLRLSPGPGKPAVRLGDVATVKQEAAKAVSITRTNGKPSLALVLTMDKDGSAVAISDAVKDKLPQLRSVLGAGADLTVVSDQGPAVAKSISSLTTEGLLGLVFAVIVILVFLGSLRSTLVTAVSIPLSVVLALIVLWTRDLSLNMLTLGALTIAIGRVVDDSIVVLENIKRHLGYGEEREAAILTAVREVAGAVTSSTLTTVAVFLPIGLVGGMVGELFGSFSLTVTAALLASLIVSLTVVPVLSYWFLRAPAGVTADDAASAAEARREAEEKESRSRLQQFYVRVLGFATRRRLTSVGIAVVVLVATFGMTPLLKTNFFDQGEQDVLTVKQELPPGTSLGASDEASRKVEKVLASVEGVKSYQVTVGSSGFMAAFGGGTGSNQASYQVSLKDSGDADSVKKAIEKGLKGLDGIGDTRLAAGGGFGSQNLSVVVKAGDAATLAKAAEQVRAAVAGLDDVTDVQSDLSQSVPRISVTATPKAAAAGLDQAALGAIVAQAVRGTPAGKAVLDDTERDIVIKSAQPATTLAELQALPVGPAKLGDLAEVKEVPGPVAMTRIDGARAATITAKPVGDNTGAVGTALQTKLKALDLPDGATATVGGVAEDQDDAFASLGLAMLAAIAIVFMLLVATFRSLVQPLILLVSIPFAATGALGLLIVTGTPMGVPAMIGMLMLIGIVVTNAIVLIDLVNQYRTQGMGVVEAVVEGGRHRLRPILMTALATIFALLPMALGVTGSGGFISQPLAVVVIGGLVSSTLLTLLLVPTLYTMVELRKERRRDRKGARRTAVPAPQAAPQDEGEPAKV
- the nadA gene encoding quinolinate synthase NadA, with product MRVVTTAQPLDVQPTPLALLLLGREADPKSERGVECPGDLPSPSDPNLVARARAAKEKLGDKVFILGHHYQRDEVIEFADVTGDSFKLAKDAAARPDAEYIVFCGVHFMAESADILTSDDQKVVLPDLAAGCSMADMATAEQVAECWDVLTEAGVAGATVPVSYMNSSADIKAFTGKHGGTICTSSNAKKALEWAFEQGEKVLFLPDQHLGRNTAVRDMGMSLDDCVLYNPHKPGGGLTAEQLRDARMILWRGHCSVHGRFSVESVEDVRARIPGVNVLVHPECKHEVVAAADHVGSTEYIIKALEAAPAGSKWAIGTELNLVRRLANRFAAEDKEVVFLDKTVCFCSTMNRIDLPHLVWTLESLAEGNLVNRIQVDKETESFAKLALERMLALP
- the erpA gene encoding iron-sulfur cluster insertion protein ErpA; translated protein: MSVQDDKTTVSDGILLSDAAAEKVRTLLEQEGREDLALRVAVQPGGCSGLRYQLFFDERSLDGDVVKDFDGVKVVTDRMSSPYLHGASIDFVDTIEKQGFTIDNPNATGSCACGDSFS
- a CDS encoding carbohydrate kinase family protein produces the protein MRIAVTGSIATDHLMTFPGRFADQLVADQLHTVSLSFLVDNLDVRRGGVGPNICFGMGQLGTRPVLVGAAGYDFDEYRAWLDRHGVDTESVRISEVLHTARFVCTTDVDHNQIGSFYTGAMSEARLIELKAVADRVGGLDLVLIGADDPEAMLRHTEECRTRGIPFAADFSQQIARMDGDNIRTLMEGATYLFSNEYEKGLIESKSGWTDAEILAKVGTRVTTLGSNGVRIDRAGEAPIVVGCPEENAKVDPTGVGDAFRAGFLTGLGWGVGLERAAQVGCMLATLVIETLGTQEYTLARAHFMERFTKAYGDEAAAEVRSHLA